In Amphiprion ocellaris isolate individual 3 ecotype Okinawa chromosome 3, ASM2253959v1, whole genome shotgun sequence, one genomic interval encodes:
- the bpgm gene encoding bisphosphoglycerate mutase: protein MSKYKLFLLRHGEGAWNKENRFCSWVDQKLSEDGVKEAQDCGRLLKEQGYKFDLVFTSILSRSIQTAWLVLEAMGQEWVPVVKSWRLNERHYGSLIGLNRAEMALEHGDEKVKLWRRSYDITPPPMNESHPYFLEIYNDRRYTTCDVPKESLPRAESLKEVLDRLLPYWDSTVVPEIRSGRTVLISAHGNSCRALLKHLEGISDEDIVSVTLPTGIPVLLELDENLRPVRPRQLLGDQAKIQAAIKKVEDQGKAKSST from the exons ATGTCAAAGTACAAACTCTTTCTGCTGAGGCATGGAGAGGGGGCCTGGAACAAGGAGAACCGTTTCTGCAGCTGGGTGGACCAGAAGCTGAGTGAGGATGGGGTGAAGGAAGCCCAGGACTGTGGCAGGCTCTTGAAGGAGCAAGGATACAAGTTTGACTTGGTGTTCACCTCAATACTCAGCCGCTCTATCCAGACAGCATGGCTGGTGCTGGAGGCTATGGGTCAGGAGTGGGTCCCTGTTGTCAAGTCCTGGAGGCTTAATGAACGCCACTATGGTTCCCTGATTGGACTCAACCGGGCAGAGATGGCTCTGGAACATGGAGATGAAAAGGTGAAGTTATGGAGAAGGAGCTACGACATCACTCCACCACCTATGAATGAGTCCCACCCTTATTTCCTTGAGATCTACAATGACCGCAGATACACCACCTGTGATGTGCCAAAGGAGAGCCTTCCCCGAGCTGAGAGCCTGAAAGAGGTGTTGGACAGGCTGCTGCCATACTGGGACAGCACTGTGGTACCAGAGATAAGGAGCGGTAGGACTGTGCTCATTTCTGCTCATGGAAACAGCTGCAGGGCCCTGCTGAAACACCTGGAAG GTATATCAGATGAGGATATTGTCAGTGTGACTTTACCTACAGGGATACCTGTGCTGCTTGAGCTTGATGAAAACCTCAGGCCTGTGAGACCTCGACAACTGCTGGGAGACCAGGCAAAGATTCAGGCAGCCATTAAAAAGGTGGAGGACCAGGGGAAAGCCAAATCATCAACTTGA
- the LOC111567059 gene encoding LOW QUALITY PROTEIN: troponin I, slow skeletal muscle-like (The sequence of the model RefSeq protein was modified relative to this genomic sequence to represent the inferred CDS: substituted 1 base at 1 genomic stop codon) has translation FICELXKKSKISSSRRLGLKIRLLAVAAQMLQEENEQKLKEREVALAERVPPLNLSGLSLQELQDLCKDLHHKIDVVDEERYDIGLKVSKNDNEIENMNLKITEIQSKFKKPTLKRVKISAEAMLSVLLGAKHKESIDFKANLKTVKKEEEKKEEVTDWRKNVEAMSGMEGRKKLFDASGN, from the exons TTTATCTGCGAATTATAGAAAAAATCAAAGATCTCCTCCTCTCGAAGGCTGGGATTGAaa atTAGACTTCTGGCGGTCGCTGCTCAGATGCTGCAGGAAGAAAATGAGCAGAAGTTGAAGGAGAGAGAAGTTGCTCTGGCAGAGAGAGTTCCTCCTCTAAATCTCTCTGGTCTGTCTTTGCAAGAGCTGCAG GACCTATGCAAAGACCTGCACCACAAGATCGACGTTGTAGATGAGGAACGGTATGATATTGGTCTCAAAGTTTCCAAAAACGATAACGAG ATTGAAAACATGAATCTGAAGATCACCGAGATTCAGAGTAAGTTCAAGAAGCCAACCCTGAAGAGAGTGAAGATCTCAGCTGAGGCCATGCTGAGCGTCCTGCTGGGCGCCAAACACAAGGAGTCCATCGACTTCAAGGCTAACCTCAAAACAGtcaagaaggaggaggagaag AAAGAGGAGGTGACAGACTGGCGTAAGAACGTGGAGGCCATGTCTGGTATGGAAGGCAGGAAGAAGCTGTTTGATGCCTCTGGcaactaa
- the LOC111567058 gene encoding troponin I, slow skeletal muscle-like, whose amino-acid sequence MSEGYNLTPCCVYATLLLSENVTSHTHRSIKNFTNTTNCCIFQKSEENVHCPLFQKPKPKISASRRLFLKTKLLKKAMTLLESEKQVRKDERERILSERVPSLQLSGLSLQDLQNLCKELHQKIDVVDEERYDIASKVSKNDMEIQDLSQKIYELKGKMKRPNLKRVRVSADAMLGALLGAKVKESVDFKANLKTVKKEEEKKEEVTDWRKNVESMSGMEGRKKLFDAGQ is encoded by the exons ATGTCTGAAGG TTACAACCTAACACCTTGCTGTGTTTAtgctacactgcttctgtcagaaaatgtaacaTCACATACACATAGAAGTATAAAGAATTTTACTAACACAACAAATTGCTGCATATTCCAGAAATCTGAAGAAAATGTGCACTGTCCTCTTTTCCAGAAACCAAAGCCAAAAATCTCGGCATCTCGAAGACTGTTCTTGAAG ACCAAACTGCTGAAGAAGGCCATGACTCTGCTGGAGAGTGAAAAGCAAGTCAGAAAAGATGAACGAGAGAGAATCCTTTCTGAGAGAGTGCCATCCCTCCAACTGTCTGGGCTGTCTTTGCAGGATCTACAG AACCTTTGCAAAGAACTACACCAAAAAATTGATGTAGTTGATGAAGAGCGGTACGATATTGCAtctaaagtgtcaaaaaatgacatggAG ATACAGGACCTGTCTCAGAAGATCTATGAGCTCAAAGGCAAGATGAAGAGACCAAACCTGAAGAGGGTGCGGGTGTCGGCTGACGCCATGCTGGGAGCTCTGCTGGGTGCTAAGGTCAAAGAGTCTGTGGACTTCAAGGCCAACCTGAAGACAgtgaagaaagaggaggagaag AAAGAGGAAGTGACTGACTGGCGTAAGAACGTGGAATCCATGTCTGGTATGGAGGGCAGGAAGAAGCTGTTTGATGCTGGGCAGTAG
- the tnni4b.2 gene encoding troponin I4b, tandem duplicate 2 produces the protein VHNRPVSCSQNFCFFVAYLKRKCKTSFVFLCCNQFLLSAAHLQRKSKISASRRLALKTKLLKTAAVMLDKEKQEKKREREATLSERLPPLQLSGLSMQDLQALCKDLHHKIDVVDEERYDIEVKVNKNNTEIESLSQKIFELKGKMKRPALKRVKISADAMLGALLGAKVKESVDFKANLKTVKKEEEKKEEVTDWRKNVEAMSGMEGRKKLFDAGQ, from the exons GTTCACAACAGACCGGTAAGTtgttcacagaatttttgtttctttgttgctTATctcaaaagaaaatgtaaaacgtCATTTGTCTTCTTGTGCTGTAACCAATTTCTTTTGTCTGCTGCTCATTTGCAGAGAAAATCAAAGATCTCTGCATCTCGCAGACTGGCTCTCAAG ACAAAGCTGCTGAAAACGGCAGCTGTGATGTTGGATAAagagaaacaggaaaagaaGCGGGAGAGAGAAGCTACTCTGAGTGAGAGACTCCCTCCACTTCAGCTGTCTGGTTTGTCCATGCAGGACCTTCAG GCTCTGTGTAAAGACTTGCACCATAAGATTGACGTGGTAGACGAAGAGCGCTACGACATTGAAGTCAAGGTGAACAAGAACAACACAGAG ATTGAAAGTCTGTCTCAGAAGATCTTTGAGCTGAAGGGTAAGATGAAGCGACCTGCTCTCAAGAGGGTGAAGATCTCAGCTGACGCCATGCTTGGAGCTCTGCTGGGTGCTAAGGTGAAAGAGTCTGTGGACTTCAAGGCCAACCTGAAGACTgtgaagaaagaggaggagaag aaagaggaagtgACTGACTGGCGTAAGAACGTGGAGGCAATGTCTGGTATGGAGGGCAGGAAGAAACTGTTTGATGCCGGACAGTAG